The following are encoded in a window of uncultured Ilyobacter sp. genomic DNA:
- the yqeB gene encoding selenium-dependent molybdenum cofactor biosynthesis protein YqeB has product MKRCRVIIRGGGDIATGVAHKLKRCGMEVIVLECEKPMAIRRKVAFSEAVYENKSLVEGITGVLVSSLEDAVKESRVERVPILVDPKGKSISELKPHVVVDAIIAKKNIGTEMNMAPVVIALGPGFTAGSDCHVVVETMRGHDLGRLIYNGQALANTGNPGSVGGYSLERVIHSPSDGILKAVKAIGDTVLAGEVLAYAGETEVKSQISGIIRGMLHDGIQVRKGLKMADVDPRADQVKNCYTISDKARCIGGSVLEAIMAEFLRKKEF; this is encoded by the coding sequence ATGAAAAGATGCAGGGTTATAATTAGGGGTGGTGGAGATATAGCCACAGGAGTTGCACACAAGCTTAAAAGATGCGGGATGGAAGTAATAGTTCTTGAATGTGAAAAACCTATGGCCATAAGGAGAAAAGTGGCTTTTTCAGAGGCTGTGTATGAAAACAAATCTTTGGTAGAGGGGATAACAGGCGTACTGGTATCTTCTCTAGAGGATGCGGTAAAAGAGTCAAGAGTCGAGAGAGTTCCCATACTGGTAGACCCGAAAGGGAAAAGCATAAGCGAGCTCAAACCCCACGTCGTAGTAGATGCAATAATAGCAAAAAAAAATATAGGAACAGAGATGAATATGGCTCCTGTGGTGATAGCTCTAGGACCTGGGTTCACTGCCGGGAGCGACTGTCATGTAGTGGTAGAAACCATGAGGGGGCACGATTTAGGAAGACTTATATATAATGGCCAAGCCCTTGCAAATACTGGGAATCCTGGGAGTGTTGGAGGGTATTCTCTAGAGAGGGTTATTCACTCTCCGTCTGACGGAATTCTAAAGGCAGTAAAAGCTATAGGTGACACCGTTTTAGCTGGAGAGGTCCTGGCATATGCTGGTGAAACAGAGGTAAAGAGCCAGATATCTGGGATAATAAGAGGGATGCTCCATGATGGCATTCAGGTGAGAAAAGGGCTAAAAATGGCAGATGTCGATCCTAGAGCTGATCAAGTTAAAAACTGCTATACCATATCGGATAAGGCCAGGTGTATAGGGGGTAGTGTCCTCGAGGCTATAATGGCAGAGTTTCTTCGAAAAAAGGAATTCTGA
- a CDS encoding PTS sugar transporter subunit IIA: MINYLTSRLLTVVDGKINKAEVIKLLADMISENTDGVENKELFLERLFQREEVGTTGIGMGIVVPHARCESLNKIVMALALLKNPIEFNTPDGVDAKLVILVGAPKNNNKEYLDLLAKIARNFREKGYRENILEASSKEELIEALSGI, from the coding sequence ATGATTAATTATCTAACCAGTAGGCTGCTAACAGTGGTAGATGGAAAAATAAATAAAGCAGAGGTAATAAAACTTCTGGCGGATATGATATCTGAAAACACTGATGGAGTTGAAAATAAAGAGCTGTTTTTGGAAAGGCTTTTTCAGAGAGAAGAGGTTGGTACAACTGGAATAGGTATGGGAATAGTTGTTCCTCATGCAAGATGTGAATCTTTGAATAAGATAGTAATGGCTTTAGCACTTCTTAAAAATCCTATTGAGTTTAATACACCAGACGGAGTAGATGCAAAACTTGTAATATTGGTGGGAGCTCCTAAAAATAACAATAAAGAGTATCTGGATCTTTTGGCTAAAATAGCCAGAAATTTTAGAGAGAAAGGATACAGAGAAAATATCCTAGAGGCGTCTAGCAAAGAAGAACTTATAGAGGCATTGTCGGGGATTTGA
- the lpxK gene encoding tetraacyldisaccharide 4'-kinase: MEILAYIYYIVTTVRNSLYDKGIFKIRKVDNVEIICVGNITVGGTGKTPAVQHFTKKLKEKGKKVAIVSRGYRGKRKRDPLLVSDGRELFASPEESGDEPYLHAINSRVPVIVGKNRYKACFYAKKHFDIDTIILDDGFQHRKLKRNRDVVLIDATNPFGGRALLPKGTLREDLKRGLKRASEFIITKSDLASEKEVETIKKYLRRYQKNISVAKHGVSALCDLKGNRKPLFWIKGKRVLLFSGLANPLNFEKTVISLEPEYIERVDFMDHHHFKKKDFQNIEKRAEIMNADYIITTEKDLVKLPRDFNLKDTYVLKIEFTMIEDNILK; encoded by the coding sequence ATGGAAATTTTAGCATACATATACTATATTGTTACAACAGTTAGAAACTCTCTATATGATAAGGGCATTTTTAAAATAAGAAAAGTAGATAATGTGGAGATCATATGTGTAGGAAATATAACTGTGGGAGGGACAGGAAAGACCCCTGCGGTACAACACTTTACTAAAAAACTGAAGGAAAAAGGTAAGAAAGTTGCTATAGTCTCAAGGGGGTATAGGGGAAAGAGAAAAAGAGACCCTCTCCTTGTGAGTGATGGGAGGGAATTATTTGCTTCTCCAGAAGAGAGTGGAGACGAACCTTATCTTCACGCTATAAATTCCAGGGTTCCTGTTATAGTAGGTAAAAATAGATACAAGGCATGCTTTTATGCAAAAAAACATTTTGATATTGACACAATAATTTTAGATGATGGTTTTCAGCACAGAAAGCTCAAGAGAAACAGAGATGTGGTTCTTATAGATGCTACAAACCCTTTTGGTGGAAGGGCATTGCTTCCAAAGGGAACTCTGAGAGAAGACTTGAAAAGGGGCCTTAAAAGAGCTAGTGAGTTTATAATAACTAAGTCTGATCTGGCAAGTGAAAAAGAGGTAGAAACAATCAAAAAATATCTTAGAAGATATCAGAAAAATATATCTGTTGCAAAGCACGGAGTATCTGCACTATGTGACCTGAAGGGGAATAGAAAACCTCTATTCTGGATAAAAGGCAAAAGAGTTCTGCTTTTTTCTGGTCTTGCTAATCCACTTAACTTTGAAAAAACTGTAATTTCCTTGGAACCTGAATATATTGAGAGGGTAGATTTTATGGATCATCACCATTTTAAGAAAAAGGATTTTCAAAATATAGAAAAAAGAGCAGAGATAATGAACGCAGACTATATAATAACTACTGAAAAAGACCTTGTAAAACTTCCAAGGGATTTTAATCTGAAGGATACATATGTTTTAAAAATTGAGTTTACGATGATCGAGGATAATATACTTAAATAG
- the smc gene encoding chromosome segregation protein SMC, protein MHLKAVEINGFKSFAEKIQLDFNTGITSIVGPNGSGKSNILDAILWVLGEQSYKNIRAKESLDVIFSGGKNKKPKSVAEVSLYIDNSDRVLPLEIDDIKVTRRLYKTGENQYLINDEKARLKDISELFLDTGVGKSAYSVIGQGKVERIISSSSKEIKEIIEEAAGIKKVKIRKTESEKKLEKVQGEIEKIDLIIGELEESKNRVEKQAEKALKYIELQNERDSLAKGIYERELELNTLRLNRVNETLEGLKSGIEEYQKNFEYSEEKLEKANSERESLNEDIEAMSQKNIDLKKDIDKIINDRTIFTERIKSYERELTEKKKSLSKVEEKLLEKEKELGALEIKKSVTTEELAAQESENIKFELFISEKEEIKSENELSLNMKRDKLMSLEVDRLKFINETENTSRRMKSSFSKIETLKEETEEYKTKISENSLETGKKEKEHREKETEYNGIDSKTQAMEKKITEVSLSMNKVYNKMRETDYNLKMHNTKLENLVKLDENNEGFYKGVKEILNSNIEGVEGAFISLVNIPERYERAIEAAIPGNLQDILVKDSRTAKNCISFLKDKKAGRASFLAFDTIKIGKESKAPNEKGVLGIASELVNFHEKYTPVVNFLLGNLLVVEDMDTALRLSKDNIYRGNIVTVSGELLSGRGRITGGENIRSASAQIFERKKEIKKLTEVVEKLEADYKTQEKEYNTLASLMEKTEEELTAIDDLKEKLRIDVKKLTELLEDLKSKEEKLVKGMNIVEMEIKEEELYISEYRKQEKNAKGKKLEIEDVMAKLRSTIDQDNKSVLQLKDEIEAIKNDFSDKKISYLNNKEKLKQIQRELYREKELQKEMEGQKKLLSERVEKLCDGIEELSEKLDDLEKSFENENVRYEKDFLDIKGKKNRYGELEKEERELIKQVKNIENKIVIENNKLSQEFSKREVLEIELENLRGKFNELMEAEAKPIEGDLKEASERLVKLEVRIKALGIVNLLAIEEFQELKNKYDFILSQRDDLLSSEKSLRELIKDIENIIEMRFFEAYKSINENFGYMCKEILSNSEGKLELTNVENIQETGVELLVKYKNKKRQSITLLSGGEKSMVAVAFIMAIFMYKPSPFTFFDEIEAALDETNTKKLIRKLKEFTDKSQFILITHNKETMKESDTLYGVTMNKEIGESRIISVTM, encoded by the coding sequence ATGCACTTAAAAGCAGTTGAAATAAATGGATTTAAGTCATTTGCAGAGAAGATTCAGCTTGACTTTAATACGGGGATAACCTCTATAGTCGGACCTAACGGAAGTGGTAAGTCTAATATACTAGATGCCATCCTTTGGGTTCTAGGAGAACAGTCCTATAAAAATATAAGGGCTAAAGAAAGTCTTGACGTAATCTTCTCGGGAGGTAAAAATAAGAAACCTAAAAGTGTAGCCGAAGTGTCACTATACATAGATAACTCTGACAGGGTTCTTCCTTTAGAGATAGATGATATAAAAGTTACACGTAGGCTCTACAAAACAGGTGAAAATCAATATCTTATAAATGATGAAAAGGCTAGACTAAAAGATATAAGCGAACTGTTTCTAGATACAGGAGTTGGGAAAAGTGCCTACTCTGTCATAGGACAGGGAAAGGTAGAGAGAATAATCTCGTCTTCTAGCAAAGAGATAAAGGAGATTATAGAGGAAGCAGCGGGAATAAAAAAGGTAAAAATAAGAAAAACAGAGTCAGAGAAAAAACTGGAAAAAGTCCAGGGAGAAATAGAAAAGATCGATCTCATCATAGGTGAGCTCGAAGAGAGTAAGAACAGGGTGGAGAAACAGGCAGAAAAAGCCTTGAAATATATAGAACTTCAAAATGAAAGAGATTCTCTGGCAAAGGGAATATATGAGAGGGAATTAGAATTAAATACTCTGAGGTTAAACAGAGTTAACGAGACTTTGGAGGGCCTAAAATCTGGGATCGAGGAATACCAGAAAAATTTTGAATATTCAGAGGAAAAACTAGAAAAGGCAAACTCAGAGAGAGAAAGCCTAAATGAAGATATAGAGGCTATGAGTCAAAAAAACATAGACCTCAAAAAAGATATAGACAAGATAATAAACGACAGGACAATATTCACTGAAAGAATAAAATCATACGAAAGAGAGCTGACAGAAAAGAAGAAGTCTTTGTCAAAAGTAGAGGAAAAACTCCTAGAAAAAGAAAAAGAGTTGGGGGCACTAGAGATAAAGAAAAGTGTGACTACTGAAGAACTTGCCGCTCAAGAGTCTGAAAACATTAAATTTGAGCTTTTTATATCTGAGAAAGAGGAGATAAAGAGTGAAAATGAACTGTCTCTTAATATGAAGAGGGATAAACTCATGTCCCTCGAAGTAGACAGACTTAAATTTATAAATGAGACAGAAAATACTTCTAGAAGAATGAAAAGCAGTTTCTCTAAGATAGAAACTCTGAAAGAGGAGACGGAGGAATATAAAACCAAAATTTCTGAAAACAGCCTAGAGACTGGGAAAAAAGAAAAAGAACACAGGGAAAAAGAAACAGAGTACAATGGGATAGATAGCAAGACCCAAGCCATGGAAAAGAAGATAACTGAAGTCAGTCTAAGTATGAACAAGGTTTACAATAAAATGAGGGAAACAGATTATAACCTCAAGATGCACAATACAAAACTTGAAAACCTTGTGAAATTAGATGAAAATAATGAAGGGTTTTACAAAGGGGTAAAGGAGATACTCAACTCAAATATAGAGGGGGTAGAGGGTGCATTTATCTCTCTTGTGAATATACCCGAAAGATATGAACGGGCTATAGAGGCTGCCATCCCGGGAAATCTTCAGGATATCCTAGTAAAGGACAGCAGGACAGCCAAGAACTGTATAAGCTTTTTGAAAGATAAAAAGGCCGGAAGGGCATCTTTCCTTGCTTTTGATACAATAAAAATAGGTAAGGAATCAAAGGCTCCAAACGAAAAAGGAGTTTTGGGAATAGCTTCAGAACTCGTAAATTTCCATGAAAAATACACTCCTGTTGTGAATTTTCTTCTTGGAAATCTTCTGGTTGTTGAAGATATGGATACCGCCCTCAGACTGTCAAAAGACAATATCTATAGGGGAAATATTGTGACCGTATCTGGGGAGCTTTTGTCAGGACGCGGGAGAATAACAGGTGGAGAAAATATCCGGTCTGCAAGTGCCCAGATTTTTGAAAGAAAAAAAGAGATAAAGAAACTGACAGAGGTTGTGGAGAAACTAGAAGCAGACTACAAAACACAGGAAAAGGAGTATAATACACTCGCATCCCTCATGGAGAAAACCGAAGAGGAGCTCACAGCCATAGATGACCTCAAGGAAAAACTACGTATAGATGTAAAAAAGCTGACAGAACTTCTGGAAGACCTGAAATCAAAAGAGGAAAAACTTGTAAAAGGTATGAATATAGTAGAGATGGAGATCAAAGAAGAGGAACTTTATATCTCTGAGTACAGGAAACAGGAGAAAAACGCCAAGGGTAAAAAACTTGAAATAGAAGATGTAATGGCTAAGCTAAGAAGCACAATAGATCAAGATAACAAGAGTGTCCTACAGCTTAAAGACGAGATAGAAGCTATAAAAAATGATTTTTCCGACAAAAAGATAAGTTATCTGAATAACAAGGAAAAGCTAAAACAGATACAGAGAGAACTCTACAGGGAGAAAGAGCTGCAGAAAGAGATGGAAGGTCAGAAAAAATTGCTTTCTGAAAGAGTGGAAAAACTTTGTGATGGCATAGAGGAGCTGTCAGAAAAACTAGATGACCTTGAGAAATCCTTTGAAAATGAAAACGTGAGATATGAGAAAGATTTTTTGGATATAAAAGGCAAGAAAAATAGATATGGTGAACTTGAAAAAGAGGAAAGAGAGCTCATAAAACAGGTAAAAAATATTGAAAATAAGATAGTGATAGAAAACAATAAACTATCTCAGGAGTTTTCAAAGAGAGAGGTTCTAGAAATAGAGCTAGAAAATCTCAGGGGAAAATTTAATGAACTTATGGAGGCAGAAGCCAAACCTATAGAAGGAGACCTGAAAGAGGCCAGTGAAAGACTGGTAAAGCTAGAGGTGAGGATAAAGGCTCTCGGCATTGTAAACCTTCTGGCTATAGAGGAGTTTCAAGAGCTCAAAAATAAGTATGATTTTATACTCAGTCAGAGGGATGATCTTTTAAGCAGTGAAAAATCCCTGAGGGAGCTAATAAAGGATATAGAGAACATAATAGAGATGAGATTTTTTGAAGCCTATAAATCCATAAATGAAAATTTTGGGTATATGTGTAAAGAGATATTGAGCAATTCCGAAGGAAAATTGGAACTTACAAATGTTGAAAATATTCAGGAAACTGGTGTGGAATTGCTGGTGAAATATAAAAATAAAAAGCGTCAGTCTATAACTCTATTGTCCGGTGGAGAAAAATCCATGGTGGCAGTGGCCTTTATAATGGCTATATTTATGTATAAGCCTAGTCCTTTTACTTTTTTTGATGAGATCGAGGCCGCTTTAGACGAGACCAACACAAAAAAATTGATAAGAAAATTGAAGGAGTTTACTGACAAATCTCAATTCATCCTAATCACTCATAATAAAGAGACTATGAAAGAATCTGACACCCTGTATGGTGTCACAATGAATAAAGAGATAGGTGAATCTAGAATAATATCAGTGACAATGTAG
- a CDS encoding cupin domain-containing protein: MVIKEKDALKITGENPRGGKGTIYNYRYLDKDEISTPLKGFYVNELLPGSEIGYHEHIDDEEFYYILSGKGIVNDNGKEMEIGPGDLIYTPFKEGHGLKNTGDEPIKFAAFIVEG, translated from the coding sequence GTGGTAATAAAAGAAAAAGATGCCTTAAAAATAACTGGAGAAAATCCTAGGGGCGGGAAGGGGACAATTTATAATTATAGATACCTAGATAAGGATGAGATCAGTACTCCCCTGAAGGGATTCTATGTGAATGAACTTCTTCCTGGATCTGAAATAGGTTATCATGAGCATATAGATGATGAGGAATTTTACTATATACTATCAGGTAAGGGTATCGTGAATGACAATGGGAAAGAGATGGAAATAGGACCTGGAGACCTCATATACACCCCTTTTAAAGAGGGACACGGCCTCAAAAATACAGGAGATGAGCCTATCAAGTTTGCCGCCTTTATAGTGGAGGGGTAA
- a CDS encoding ElyC/SanA/YdcF family protein, whose product MKKILTGIFCIFLIPVIFLCVSNISIKFFSRNYVYEGVEDVPKRKVGLVLGTSKYLIGGGINHFYKYRMETAYIALMEGKVEYLILSGDNSQKEYNEPARMKKTLLKMGVPPEKLVLDYAGFRTLDSVIRAEKVFGQESYLVISQKFQNERAVYIGRKRGIDVVALNARDPKKKSVYLREIFAKAKAFLDVNILNTQPKFLGEKIEIGDK is encoded by the coding sequence ATGAAAAAAATTTTAACGGGAATATTTTGTATATTTTTAATACCGGTCATCTTTCTTTGTGTAAGTAATATCTCAATAAAGTTTTTTTCAAGGAATTATGTCTATGAAGGTGTGGAAGATGTTCCAAAAAGAAAGGTGGGTCTTGTCTTAGGGACGAGCAAATATCTCATAGGCGGCGGGATAAACCATTTTTATAAGTACAGAATGGAAACAGCCTATATTGCACTGATGGAGGGCAAGGTGGAATACCTCATACTCAGCGGTGATAATAGTCAGAAAGAATATAATGAACCTGCAAGAATGAAAAAGACCCTGCTGAAAATGGGGGTTCCGCCAGAAAAACTGGTGCTTGACTACGCCGGGTTCCGCACACTAGACTCTGTAATAAGAGCGGAAAAGGTCTTTGGCCAGGAGAGTTATTTGGTAATATCACAAAAGTTCCAAAATGAGAGAGCGGTGTATATAGGAAGAAAACGTGGAATAGATGTCGTAGCCCTCAATGCACGAGATCCTAAAAAGAAATCAGTTTATTTGAGAGAGATTTTTGCAAAGGCAAAAGCTTTTTTAGATGTGAATATCCTAAATACACAACCTAAATTTTTGGGAGAAAAAATAGAGATTGGAGATAAATAA
- the hslU gene encoding ATP-dependent protease ATPase subunit HslU, which translates to MEKKLTPKEIVEQLDKYIVSQDEAKRNVAISLRNRYRRKAIEDNDMRKEITPKNIILMGPTGVGKTEIARRLAKVADSPFLKVEATKYTEVGYVGKDVESMIKDLVGITIRKIKTEKIEELREKFIPQVLEKIAKLIKPYDLVNTDEKEKLIQEIRDGNHDDMEIEVEKATKSDSPVVEIFSAGNSQDEGMQGIIENIMSSFPAGGKPKKIKMKVKDALEYMLKDEIEKSIDMDSLIPEAVKMTEQDGIVFIDEIDKIAEREGASRGEVSRQGVQRDILPIVEGTTVMTKYGAVKTDHILFIAAGAFTLSSPSDLMPELQGRFPVKVKLKSLEKEDFIKILTAVDYNLIQQYRLLLGTDNVDIDFTPGAIERISEVAIELNETVENIGARRLASVVEAVLKDIMFEAPYEDKKKIKIGKRDIDKIFKSETEEENLDNYIL; encoded by the coding sequence ATGGAAAAAAAATTAACACCTAAAGAGATAGTAGAGCAATTAGATAAATATATAGTTTCTCAGGACGAGGCCAAAAGAAATGTAGCCATATCTCTAAGGAACAGGTATCGGAGAAAGGCTATAGAGGATAATGACATGAGAAAAGAGATAACTCCTAAAAATATCATTCTCATGGGACCAACTGGAGTGGGTAAAACTGAGATTGCCAGAAGGCTTGCAAAAGTAGCAGACTCACCATTTTTGAAGGTAGAAGCAACTAAGTATACAGAAGTCGGTTATGTTGGAAAAGATGTAGAAAGTATGATAAAAGACCTTGTAGGGATAACCATAAGGAAAATAAAAACTGAAAAAATAGAAGAGCTGAGGGAAAAATTTATACCTCAGGTTTTGGAAAAGATTGCAAAACTCATAAAACCTTATGACTTAGTAAATACAGATGAAAAGGAAAAGCTGATCCAAGAGATAAGGGATGGAAACCACGACGATATGGAAATAGAGGTTGAAAAAGCAACTAAGTCAGATTCACCGGTAGTGGAGATTTTTTCTGCAGGAAATTCACAAGATGAAGGAATGCAGGGAATTATAGAAAATATCATGTCAAGTTTTCCTGCTGGAGGAAAGCCTAAGAAAATAAAGATGAAAGTAAAAGATGCATTGGAATATATGCTGAAAGATGAGATAGAGAAAAGTATTGATATGGACAGTCTTATTCCTGAAGCAGTAAAGATGACAGAACAGGACGGAATCGTATTCATAGATGAGATAGACAAGATAGCTGAAAGAGAGGGTGCATCAAGGGGAGAAGTCTCTAGGCAGGGGGTGCAGAGAGACATTCTACCTATTGTAGAGGGAACAACTGTAATGACAAAATACGGGGCTGTAAAAACAGACCATATTTTATTCATAGCCGCAGGAGCCTTTACACTTTCGAGTCCTTCTGATCTTATGCCTGAGCTTCAAGGAAGATTTCCGGTAAAAGTAAAGCTAAAAAGTCTGGAGAAAGAGGATTTTATAAAAATACTAACGGCAGTCGACTATAACCTCATTCAGCAGTATAGACTACTCCTAGGAACGGATAATGTGGATATTGATTTTACACCAGGAGCAATAGAAAGGATCTCAGAGGTGGCTATAGAGCTAAATGAAACTGTAGAAAATATAGGTGCGAGAAGACTAGCCTCTGTGGTAGAGGCGGTACTCAAGGATATTATGTTTGAGGCTCCCTACGAAGATAAAAAGAAGATAAAAATAGGTAAGCGTGATATAGACAAGATTTTCAAAAGTGAAACCGAAGAAGAAAATCTAGATAACTACATATTATAA
- the nadD gene encoding nicotinate-nucleotide adenylyltransferase, producing the protein MKKVGIYGGSFNPVHVGHVEIIKYVMEKMHLDKLIVIPVGCPSHKENLLLEGKKRVELLKAACKDIDKVEVSDIEIKNKGVSYTYDTLLNLKEKYKDAIFYEIIGEDSADYLYEWKDYEKMIKECQFVVLKRKGYDYRPEHENIIILESPLYDYSSTKIRELIQNEKDIRDMVPEKVREIIIKEKLYR; encoded by the coding sequence ATGAAAAAGGTAGGTATTTACGGAGGGAGCTTTAACCCTGTCCATGTAGGGCATGTAGAGATAATAAAATATGTCATGGAAAAGATGCACCTTGACAAATTGATCGTCATCCCTGTAGGCTGTCCATCTCACAAAGAAAATCTGCTCCTTGAGGGGAAGAAAAGAGTAGAGCTTCTAAAGGCTGCTTGTAAAGATATAGATAAGGTAGAAGTATCAGACATTGAGATAAAAAATAAGGGGGTATCCTATACTTATGATACCCTTTTAAATTTAAAAGAGAAATATAAAGACGCTATTTTTTATGAAATCATAGGGGAGGACTCTGCAGACTATCTTTACGAATGGAAAGATTATGAAAAGATGATCAAAGAGTGTCAGTTTGTGGTATTGAAAAGAAAGGGATATGACTATAGACCGGAGCATGAAAATATAATAATTCTAGAAAGTCCCTTATACGACTACAGCTCTACTAAAATAAGAGAACTGATACAAAATGAAAAAGATATAAGGGATATGGTCCCTGAAAAGGTACGGGAAATAATAATCAAGGAAAAATTATACAGATAG
- a CDS encoding NTP transferase domain-containing protein — MTVKSFGMGKKDIIAVSGDSTGHIFSVTGEVTGEVMYMNEVLSQVLEKNADENNYYIIEKKGQIYEKIIFVDKVSGLDSFEKALEICKNITVKEIYMGNLKSGEIYRYNKTSAVIMASGLSKRMGENKLFMNFQGEPMLRKTLKTISSIPFYEIILIGKDEETRNLGEKYKMRYVQNNRSYLGQSESVKLGVLESSGDGIVFFTGDQPLLSKEAVLILFWEFHKKKIITLPLTQGQRSSPVFFPKYKKSELLKLEGDTGGRKVIRESSKINEVFFENSFLFKDVDSLEDLEEINEKMQGYN, encoded by the coding sequence ATGACAGTCAAATCTTTTGGAATGGGAAAAAAAGATATAATTGCTGTCAGTGGGGATAGTACCGGCCATATTTTTTCTGTTACCGGAGAAGTAACTGGTGAAGTGATGTACATGAATGAGGTTCTTTCCCAGGTTCTGGAAAAAAATGCCGATGAAAATAATTACTATATTATAGAAAAAAAAGGTCAAATTTATGAAAAGATTATTTTTGTAGATAAGGTAAGTGGTCTGGATTCTTTTGAAAAAGCACTGGAGATCTGTAAAAATATAACTGTAAAAGAAATCTATATGGGAAACCTTAAGTCAGGTGAAATCTATAGATATAATAAAACCAGTGCTGTGATTATGGCTTCCGGACTCTCAAAACGTATGGGTGAAAACAAATTATTTATGAATTTCCAAGGAGAACCTATGCTCCGAAAGACTTTGAAAACTATCTCATCCATTCCGTTTTATGAGATTATTCTCATTGGTAAAGATGAAGAGACCAGAAATCTTGGTGAAAAGTACAAAATGAGATATGTACAAAACAACCGTTCCTATCTTGGCCAGAGTGAGAGTGTAAAACTGGGAGTTTTGGAAAGTAGCGGAGATGGTATAGTTTTCTTTACCGGGGATCAGCCTTTACTTTCTAAAGAGGCAGTTTTGATCCTTTTCTGGGAGTTTCATAAAAAAAAAATCATAACTCTTCCGTTAACTCAGGGTCAGAGAAGCTCTCCGGTGTTTTTCCCTAAATATAAAAAATCAGAACTTTTAAAACTAGAGGGAGATACAGGAGGGAGAAAAGTGATAAGAGAATCATCAAAAATAAATGAGGTTTTTTTTGAAAACTCTTTTTTATTTAAAGATGTAGACAGCCTTGAGGATTTGGAGGAGATCAATGAAAAGATGCAGGGTTATAATTAG